A stretch of the Vigna radiata var. radiata cultivar VC1973A chromosome 7, Vradiata_ver6, whole genome shotgun sequence genome encodes the following:
- the LOC106765729 gene encoding probable receptor-like protein kinase At1g11050, which translates to MLDAMDERQTKKYAFHYPNYIVGDKVYNFIKLINTGSIFVLLIFLVASNPSSATPSPSPSPIISPTNNSTCPVPMNYVQTVPWNFSSCQNFQPLSTQNQTSTSSCCKTLLSLFGVALAQNLKENSLFQLPNLPTSISCLQHFQSNLTSLSLPNNLVSSCFDPQQFVITPNICARIQNMEDWLTRLGSTPQLDTACKPDLTDRNQCRECVAEGDKVQQKLSAIDGNESHSQDCFYFTALYMAGVANQYGPESRGALSCVLILLLNSQVDSRDGHRALRFGFFVASLAVLVILLLGVGLYFWYTKRRSVENLLAYADLQEERFRLRLRPNTVLTWFEIESLVRATNNFSPKNFIGRGGFGMVYKGILPDGTMVAVKRLEESDSQGDTLFYSEVEIVSNLKHRNLVPLIGCCLVDEGHNLEYRGRYLVHEYMPNGSLQDHLFPTKLENQYTTKSLTWTQRKSIILDVANALVYLHFGVKPAVYHRDIKATNILLDADMRARVGDFGLVKRSSESTSHLNTIVAGTRGYVAPEYALYGQLTDKSDVYSFGVVVLEIMCGRKALELSSSGTPVFLITDWVWSLMKSGNIGEALDASMSGDGNHATSIMERFLLVGILSSHVVVASRPTILNALKMLEGDIEIPPIPDRPLMHGHCVMYNGDCSGMSSGCGFVSS; encoded by the coding sequence ATGTTGGACGCCATGGATGAACGTCAAACAAAAAAGTATGCATTCCATTATCCCAACTATATTGTTGGGGACAAAGTGTACAACTTTATCAAACTCATCAATACGGGCTCCATTTTTGTTCTTCTGATCTTTTTGGTAGCATCAAATCCAAGCTCAGCAACGCCCTCTCCGTCTCCTTCTCCCATCATTTCCCCCACCAACAATTCTACATGCCCAGTGCCCATGAATTATGTTCAAACAGTCCCTTGGAACTTCTCTTCCTGCCAAAACTTCCAACCCTTgtcaacccaaaaccaaacaaGCACAAGTTCTTGTTGCAAAACCCTCCTATCCCTCTTTGGGGTAGCACTTGCACAAAACCTCAAGGAAAACTCCCTTTTTCAACTACCCAATCTCCCTACATCTATCTCTTGCCTCCAACACTTCCAATCCAATCTCACATCGCTCTCACTTCCCAACAACCTTGTCTCCTCCTGCTTTGATCCACAACAATTTGTCATCACTCCCAATATCTGTGCTCGGATTCAAAACATGGAAGATTGGCTCACCAGGCTTGGCTCTACACCACAGCTCGACACTGCGTGTAAACCAGACCTTACTGATAGAAACCAATGCAGAGAGTGCGTGGCTGAGGGGGACAAGGTTCAGCAGAAGCTTAGTGCCATTGATGGTAATGAATCACATTCCCAAGATTGCTTTTACTTCACAGCACTTTACATGGCTGGAGTGGCCAATCAGTATGGCCCTGAGAGCAGAGGTGCTTTGTCTTGCGTTTTGATTTTGTTGCTTAATTCACAAGTTGATTCAAGGGATGGCCATCGTGCTCTTAGGTTTGGTTTTTTTGTAGCTTCACTTGCAGTCCTGGTAATCCTGTTGTTAGGAGTAGGGTTGTATTTTTGGTATACCAAGAGAAGAAGTGTCGAAAATTTGCTCGCCTATGCTGATCTACAGGAAGAAAGGTTCAGGCTAAGACTGAGACCAAATACAGTGTTAACTTGGTTTGAAATTGAGAGTCTTGTGAGGGCCACCAATAATTTTTCACCTAAGAATTTCATTGGTAGAGGTGGGTTTGGGATGGTTTACAAGGGCATTCTACCTGATGGCACAATGGTTGCGGTGAAAAGGCTTGAAGAATCCGATTCTCAAGGAGATACTCTGTTCTACAGTGAGGTTGAGATTGTTAGCAACTTGAAGCACCGTAATCTGGTGCCACTAATAGGGTGTTGTTTGGTTGATGAGGGTCACAATCTTGAGTACAGAGGAAGGTATCTAGTTCATGAATATATGCCAAATGGAAGTCTTCAAGACCATCTTTTTCCAACCAAATTAGAGAATCAATATACAACGAAATCCCTGACTTGGACTCAAAGAAAAAGCATAATCTTGGATGTGGCAAATGCATTGGTTTATTTGCACTTTGGAGTTAAACCTGCAGTGTATCACAGAGATATTAAAGCCACCAATATACTACTTGATGCAGATATGAGGGCGAGGGTTGGAGATTTTGGGCTTGTCAAACGGAGTAGTGAAAGTACGTCTCATCTAAATACAATAGTTGCTGGAACTCGTGGATATGTAGCACCTGAATATGCACTCTATGGTCAACTAACTGATAAGAGTGACGTCTACAGCTTTGGTGTGGTTGTTCTTGAGATAATGTGTGGAAGAAAAGCCCTTGAGTTGTCCTCATCAGGGACACCGGTTTTCTTGATCACAGATTGGGTTTGGTCATTAATGAAATCTGGAAACATAGGAGAGGCTTTGGATGCTTCTATGTCTGGAGACGGAAATCATGCTACAAGCATAATGGAGAGATTTTTACTGGTTGGAATTCTTTCTTCTCATGTAGTAGTTGCTTCAAGGCCAACAATTTTGAATGCCTTGAAGATGTTAGAAGGGGATATTGAAATCCCACCAATTCCAGATAGGCCACTGATGCACGGGCACTGTGTTATGTACAATGGAGATTGCTCTGGTATGAGCTCTGGATGTGGGTTTGTGAGCTCATGA
- the LOC106768656 gene encoding uncharacterized protein LOC106768656, with the protein MTTTVAPPPSFNPSQNQALTWHLSLLPPNAAFCSPHLMKKSKKKAMSWSICAHSLPFDLSPPPIDHDFLDAVKTAGAEVSGDGIIETFHNDDEALDAVENGVVVVDLSHFGRIRVSGEDRIQFLHNQSTANFECLHEGQGCDTVFVTPTARTIDIAHAWLMKNAITLVVSPETCMTIMEMLNKYIFFADKVEIQDITKQTSFFAMVGPNSGQVMENLNLGDLVGKPYGTHQHFNVDKQPVTVGVGNIISEGGFSLLTSPAAAPSIWKAILAQGAIPMGSNAWNKLRIIRGRPAPGMELTNEFNVLEACLWSSISLNKGCYKGQETISRLITYDGIKQRLWGIHLSAAAEPGSIITVDGKKVGKLTSYTSGRKQSEHFGLGYIKRRAASEGDTVIVGDNIKGTVVEVPFLSQQRQPSAT; encoded by the exons ATGACAACAACGGTGGCACCGCCACCTTCGTTCAACCCTTCTCAAAACCAAGCATTAACATGGCATCTCTCTCTGTTACCCCCAAACGCTGCGTTTTGCTCTCCGCATCTCATGAAGAAGAGCAAGAAGAAGGCAATGTCTTGGTCAATTTGTGCTCACTCCTTGCCTTTTGACCTCTCTCCTCCTCCCATCGATCATGACTTTCTG GATGCTGTCAAAACTGCAGGCGCAGAGGTTTCTGGGGATGGGATCATTGAGACGTTTCATAATGACGATGAAGCCCTGGATGCTGTGGAAAATGGGGTTGTG GTTGTTGATCTTTCACACTTTGGCCGGATAAGAG TCAGTGGAGAAGATCGCATTCAGTTCCTTCACAACCAGAGCACTGCAAACTTTGAATGTCTACATGAAGGACAA GGATGTGACACTGTTTTTGTGACACCAACAGCTCGAACAATAGATATTGCTCATGCATGGCTCATG AAAAATGCGATAACATTAGTGGTTTCTCCGGAGACCTGTATGACCATTATGGAAATGCTGAACAA GTACATATTTTTTGCTGATAAGGTGGAGATTCAAGACATAACTAAGCAAACCAGCTTTTTTGCTATGGTGGGACCCAACAGTGGCCAA GTGATGGAGAACTTGAACCTTGGTGATCTTGTTGGAAAACCATATGGTACACATCAACATTTTAAT GTTGATAAGCAGCCTGTAACTGTAGGGGTTGGAAACATAATTTCTGAAGGTGGTTTTTCATTACTGACGTCTCCAGCTGCTGCTCCTTCTATTTGGAAAGCTATTCTTGCTCAAGGGGCTATCCCAATGGGTTCTAATGCATGGAATAAATTACGGATTATTCGAG GGAGGCCTGCCCCTGGAATGGAGCTTACAAATGAATTCAATGTGCTGGAGGCCTGTCTATGGAGCTCAATTTCTCTAAATAAAG GTTGTTACAAGGGACAGGAGACTATATCTAGGCTCATTACATATGATGGAATCAAGCAGAGGTTATGGGGAATTCATCTTTCTGCTGCTGCAGAACCTGGTAGCATTATTACAGTGGATGGGAAAAAG GTCGGAAAGTTGACTAGCTACACTTCTGGAAGGAAGCAATCCGAACACTTTGGATTAGGTTACATAAAGAGGCGAGCTGCTTCGGAGGGAGACACTGTAATTGTAGGAGACAACATCAAGGGAACAGTCGTTGAAGTACCTTTTCTTTCTCAGCAACGCCAACCATCTGCCACTTGA
- the LOC106765782 gene encoding legumin B: MHLNHLVPHFFRQKLYSFERMAIDLTPKKAEALFEGDGGGYYTWTTSQVPLLAKEYLGAGRLLLQPRGFALPHYADSSKLGYVIQGSDGVAGMVLPNSKEEVVVKLEKGDVIAVPVGAVSWWFNDGDTDLVIVFLGETSKALIPGQFTYFFLTGAIGVIGGFSTDLTSKVYGLDKNEVEKLTRSQTGVLIIKLDKTQPVPKPQLHNTKKLVYNIDGAEPENAVEKAGLVKTLTEKDFGSIEDVGLSLIRVKLEPNAIKAPSYPVSPTVELIYIARGSGKIEIVDFNGKSVLNTQVEAGDLVVVPQFFVVAEIAGEEGLESYSIVTTTKPLFEELAGKTSIWSIFSSTLQQVALNVDSDFQKLFISKIKESTNLIPPST; encoded by the exons ATGCATCTGAATCACCTTGTTCCTCATTTCTTTCGACAGAAACTCTATTCCTTTGAACGAATGGCGATAGACTTAACACCAAAGAAAGCTGAAGCATTGTTTGAGGGAGATGGCGGAGGTTACTACACTTGGACAACTTCTCAAGTGCCACTTCTCGCCAAGGAATATCTGGGTGCAGGTCGCCTTCTTCTTCAGCCTCGTGGCTTTGCTCTTCCTCATTATGCAGATTCATCCAAACTAGGTTATGTCATTCAAG GGAGCGACGGAGTAGCTGGAATGGTTCTCCCGAACAGCAAAGAAGAGGTGGTTGTGAAACTTGAGAAAGGAGACGTTATAGCAGTACCTGTTGGAGCTGTTTCGTGGTGGTTCAACGATGGAGACACAGATCTGGTCATCGTTTTTCTTGGAGAAACTTCAAAGGCTCTTATTCCAGGTCAATTCACCTATTTCTTTCTAACTGGGGCTATAGGAGTTATAGGAGGCTTCTCCACTGATCTCACGAGCAAGGTCTATGGCTTAGACAAAAATGAAGTGGAAAAGCTCACAAGAAGCCAAACTGGGGTTTTGATCATCAAACTAGACAAAACTCAACCTGTTCCTAAGCCCCAACTGCACAATACCAAAAAGTTAGTGTATAATATAGATGGTGCAGAGCCAGAAAATGCTGTGGAAAAAGCTGGGTTGGTGAAAACCTTAACAGAGAAAGATTTTGGTTCTATTGAGGATGTTGGGTTAAGCTTGATCAGAGTAAAACTTGAACCTAATGCTATCAAGGCTCCATCATACCCGGTGAGTCCTACTGTTGAGTTGATTTATATTGCTAGAGGAAGTGGCAAGATTGAAATTGTGGACTTCAATGGAAAGAGTGTGTTAAACACTCAAGTTGAGGCTGGTGATTTGGTTGTGGTGCCACAGTTCTTTGTTGTTGCTGAAATTGCTGGTGAAGAAGGATTGGAGAGTTATTCCATTGTGACAACAACAAA ACCTTTGTTTGAAGAGTTGGCTGGAAAGACATCGATTTGGAGCATTTTCTCATCTACACTGCAACAGGTGGCTCTTAATGTAGATTCTGATTTTCAAAAGTTGTTCATATCCAAGATCAAGGAATCTACCAATCTCATCCCACCTTCTACTTAA